From Mycolicibacterium cosmeticum, a single genomic window includes:
- the rplP gene encoding 50S ribosomal protein L16 — protein sequence MLIPRKVKHRKQHHPEQRGIASGGTSVSFGDYGIQALEHAYITNRQIESARIAINRHIKRGGKVWINIFPDRPLTKKPAETRMGSGKGSPEWWVANVKPGRVLFELSYPDEKIARDALTRAIHKLPIKARIVTREEQF from the coding sequence ATGTTGATTCCCCGCAAGGTCAAGCACCGCAAGCAGCACCACCCGGAGCAGCGTGGCATTGCCAGCGGCGGCACCTCGGTCAGCTTCGGTGACTACGGCATCCAGGCACTGGAGCACGCCTACATCACCAACCGGCAGATCGAGTCGGCTCGTATCGCCATCAACCGCCACATCAAGCGTGGTGGCAAGGTCTGGATCAACATCTTCCCGGACCGCCCACTGACCAAGAAGCCCGCCGAAACCCGCATGGGTTCGGGTAAGGGTTCGCCGGAATGGTGGGTCGCCAACGTGAAGCCCGGACGCGTGCTGTTCGAGCTGAGCTACCCGGACGAGAAGATCGCCAGGGACGCGCTGACCCGCGCCATCCACAAGCTGCCGATCAAGGCACGCATCGTGACACGAGAGGAGCAGTTCTGA
- the rpmC gene encoding 50S ribosomal protein L29 produces the protein MAVGVSPGELRELTDEELVTRLRESKEELFNLRFQMATGQLANNRRLRVVRQEIARVYTVLRERELGLAAGPVGEDS, from the coding sequence ATGGCAGTTGGAGTTTCGCCGGGCGAACTGCGTGAGCTGACCGACGAGGAGCTCGTCACTCGTCTGCGCGAGTCGAAGGAAGAGCTGTTCAACCTGCGCTTCCAGATGGCGACCGGGCAGCTGGCCAACAACCGGCGGCTGCGTGTTGTCCGCCAGGAGATCGCACGGGTCTACACCGTGCTGCGTGAACGTGAACTGGGTCTGGCCGCCGGACCCGTCGGTGAGGATTCGTAA
- the rpsQ gene encoding 30S ribosomal protein S17, with protein MADATKKEAGAKHTPATEKPRGRRKTAIGYVVSDKMEKTIVVELESRKSHALYGKIIRTTSKVKAHDENGVAGVGDRVSLMETRPLSATKRWRLVEVLERAK; from the coding sequence ATGGCAGACGCAACCAAGAAAGAGGCCGGCGCCAAGCACACGCCGGCCACCGAGAAGCCGCGCGGCCGTCGTAAGACCGCCATCGGCTACGTGGTCAGCGACAAGATGGAAAAGACCATCGTGGTCGAGCTGGAGTCCCGCAAGAGCCACGCGCTCTACGGCAAGATCATCCGGACCACCAGCAAGGTCAAGGCGCACGACGAGAACGGTGTTGCCGGTGTCGGCGACCGCGTCTCGCTGATGGAGACCCGGCCGCTGTCGGCCACCAAGCGGTGGCGGCTGGTCGAGGTGCTCGAGCGCGCCAAGTAA
- a CDS encoding NUDIX hydrolase, with product MDVPRNPSGSGGHLHSADDELVAVYDAAGTVLGQAPRARVYAEGLWHASAGVLVRSLDGRRLYVHRRTDTKAVFAGMHDCLAGGVVGPGERPRQAAARELGEELGITGVPLTELAACSWDGQWAGRPMRCHLFAYQVRYDGPIRHQPEEIAEGWWWTDAQLRARLADPDWPFVPDTRNLLPQLLIG from the coding sequence ATGGATGTCCCCCGGAACCCGAGCGGTTCTGGGGGACATTTGCATTCGGCGGACGACGAGCTGGTCGCGGTGTACGACGCCGCCGGCACCGTGCTCGGCCAGGCCCCGCGAGCACGGGTGTACGCCGAGGGCCTCTGGCATGCCAGCGCCGGCGTGCTGGTCCGGTCGCTCGACGGGCGCCGGCTGTACGTGCACCGGCGGACCGACACCAAGGCCGTGTTCGCCGGGATGCACGACTGCCTGGCCGGGGGAGTCGTGGGGCCGGGTGAGCGACCGCGGCAGGCCGCCGCCCGCGAGCTCGGCGAGGAACTCGGCATCACCGGAGTGCCGCTGACCGAACTGGCGGCCTGCTCCTGGGACGGACAATGGGCAGGCAGACCGATGCGGTGTCACCTGTTCGCCTACCAGGTGCGCTATGACGGGCCCATTCGCCATCAACCCGAGGAGATCGCCGAGGGCTGGTGGTGGACCGATGCGCAGCTGCGTGCCCGGTTGGCCGACCCGGATTGGCCCTTCGTGCCCGATACCCGGAACCTGTTGCCGCAGTTGTTGATCGGTTGA